From one Chlamydiifrater phoenicopteri genomic stretch:
- the recF gene encoding DNA replication/repair protein RecF (All proteins in this family for which functions are known are DNA-binding proteins that assist the filamentation of RecA onto DNA for the initiation of recombination or recombinational repair.): MRILNLRLWNFRNHSNTEIAFSPEINYLYGKNAQGKTNLLEAIYILCTGRSFRTPHLAEAVSFGKDSFYLEAEFEKKNFKHSLAFHFDKKGKKILCDDSPITTISSLIGRFPLILFAPNDIEIITGPPTKRRSFLNLLLAQSHPLYAKNLTAYTRSLQHRNALLRKKDTHTITFWEKQLASNGAKLITMRSAAIHSLNAYMQTLWQYPGKDSFILKFKSCAPKDILNKEDEVEAFLIELFKRTLEKDLEFGASSLGPHRDDFHILVDNKPAASFSSEGQKHSLLATLKLAEHKYLQQLSSLLPIICLDDLHAGLDSDRGNYLLSLLKGSGQQFITSTKSPQKLGILSNSYFVEDGSYTTAPQ; this comes from the coding sequence ATACAGAGATCGCTTTTTCCCCTGAGATTAATTATTTATACGGGAAAAATGCTCAAGGAAAGACCAATCTTTTAGAAGCTATTTACATCTTATGTACAGGAAGGTCTTTCCGTACTCCTCATCTAGCGGAAGCTGTTTCCTTCGGCAAAGACAGCTTCTATCTAGAAGCAGAGTTTGAAAAAAAAAACTTTAAACACTCGTTAGCGTTTCATTTTGATAAAAAAGGAAAAAAAATTCTTTGTGATGACTCTCCTATCACAACAATTTCTTCTCTAATTGGCAGGTTTCCACTTATATTATTCGCCCCTAACGACATAGAAATAATCACCGGCCCCCCAACAAAACGAAGGTCCTTCTTAAATCTCCTCCTTGCCCAGTCCCACCCACTTTATGCTAAAAACCTCACAGCCTATACCCGCTCTCTACAACATAGAAACGCGTTATTACGAAAGAAGGATACTCACACCATCACCTTTTGGGAAAAACAGCTGGCCTCTAACGGAGCTAAACTTATTACTATGAGATCTGCGGCTATCCACAGTCTTAACGCTTATATGCAGACTTTATGGCAGTACCCAGGGAAGGATTCTTTCATCTTGAAATTCAAATCGTGCGCTCCAAAAGACATTCTTAATAAAGAAGATGAGGTAGAAGCTTTTCTTATTGAACTTTTCAAACGAACATTAGAGAAAGATCTCGAGTTTGGCGCCTCTTCTTTAGGTCCACACAGAGATGACTTCCATATACTAGTTGACAATAAGCCTGCAGCCTCCTTTTCTAGTGAAGGCCAGAAACATAGCTTATTAGCCACGCTCAAACTAGCCGAGCACAAATACTTACAACAACTCAGCTCTCTTCTCCCTATCATCTGCTTGGATGATCTTCATGCAGGCCTCGATTCAGACCGTGGAAATTATTTGTTATCTCTTCTTAAAGGCTCCGGCCAACAATTCATCACTTCCACAAAATCTCCACAAAAGTTGGGAATTCTTTCGAATAGTTATTTTGTAGAAGATGGCTCTTACACCACGGCCCCTCAATAA
- a CDS encoding esterase/lipase family protein: MRKSLLLLYFILASAKTFGSQTVITPPSSVQGINATSQQKESVVCVHAFLRSYKSLKPISHSLEKDGYEVFIWNYETRKFTLQKHAEHLVRLLKKIAEMKPGVPINFVTHSVGGVVVRAALSREDCPKEAKQGKAILMAPPNAGSTLARRYRCLPIVQAVFGDNLGRQLLTYSPQKMLNTGKMPDEVEVLILKGNKSSKFLPFRMEGENDGKVRSAETCLTTPHLEYTIDSNHTYIVSNKKSIYLVKKFLKEGYSIQDIQKKPEVIEKAILRNKESRLITKQRNDIYIIHYFRSSIWGFPKARREPLKK, encoded by the coding sequence ATGAGAAAAAGTTTATTATTATTATATTTTATATTAGCTAGCGCCAAAACCTTTGGCTCGCAAACAGTTATAACCCCCCCCTCCAGCGTGCAAGGAATAAACGCCACCTCTCAACAAAAAGAATCTGTAGTCTGTGTTCATGCTTTTCTAAGATCATATAAATCTCTTAAACCCATTAGCCACTCATTGGAAAAAGATGGTTATGAAGTATTTATTTGGAATTATGAAACAAGAAAGTTCACTCTACAAAAACATGCTGAGCATCTAGTTCGCCTGCTAAAAAAAATAGCCGAAATGAAGCCGGGAGTCCCTATAAATTTTGTAACCCACTCAGTAGGAGGTGTTGTTGTTAGAGCTGCATTATCTAGAGAAGATTGTCCTAAAGAAGCTAAACAAGGCAAAGCTATTTTAATGGCCCCACCCAATGCTGGATCTACGTTAGCAAGGCGTTACAGATGCCTCCCTATAGTCCAGGCCGTCTTCGGGGATAATTTAGGAAGACAACTCCTTACTTACAGCCCACAAAAAATGTTAAATACGGGAAAAATGCCCGACGAGGTAGAAGTGCTAATCCTAAAGGGGAACAAAAGCAGTAAGTTTCTTCCTTTCAGAATGGAAGGAGAAAACGACGGCAAGGTAAGAAGCGCTGAAACATGCTTAACGACCCCTCATCTAGAATACACTATAGATTCTAATCATACTTATATCGTTAGTAATAAAAAATCTATATACCTAGTCAAAAAGTTTCTGAAGGAAGGATACTCTATACAGGACATTCAAAAAAAACCCGAAGTTATTGAGAAAGCCATCTTAAGAAATAAAGAATCCAGACTAATAACTAAACAAAGAAACGATATCTATATTATTCATTACTTCAGATCCAGCATTTGGGGGTTCCCTAAAGCTCGTCGAGAACCTCTGAAAAAATAA